In a single window of the Chloroflexota bacterium genome:
- a CDS encoding GDP-mannose 4,6-dehydratase: protein MPTAIVTGITGQDGSYMAEFLLERGYHVVGIVRRTSTENNGRIAHIQDDITLEPGDLHDQYSLIEILKKHRPDEVYNLAAQSFVQTSWYQPVLTGEVTALGATRMLEAVRAVDPSIRFYQASSSEMFGAVQEWPQSESTPFYPRSPYGVAKLYAHWITINYRESFDMYACSGICFNHESPRRGLEFVTRKISYNAARVHHEIIDKVPFGNLTTTRDWGYAPDYVRAMWLMLQQPEPDDYVLATGETHSGEEFAELAFGHLGLDARDHIYTSEDLFRPAEVDRLIGDPTKAREKLGWEPSVTFKELVTIMVDADMELVGSELAHAQIMASRHGA, encoded by the coding sequence ATGCCGACCGCCATCGTCACCGGAATCACCGGCCAAGACGGCTCCTACATGGCCGAGTTTCTCCTCGAGCGCGGCTACCACGTCGTCGGAATCGTGCGCCGCACGAGCACCGAGAACAACGGCCGCATCGCGCACATCCAGGACGACATCACGCTCGAACCCGGCGATCTGCACGACCAGTACTCGCTGATCGAGATTCTCAAGAAGCACCGGCCCGACGAGGTCTACAACCTGGCGGCCCAGTCGTTCGTGCAGACCTCGTGGTACCAGCCGGTGCTCACCGGCGAGGTCACGGCCCTCGGCGCCACGCGCATGCTGGAGGCCGTGCGCGCGGTCGATCCCAGCATCCGCTTCTACCAGGCCTCCAGCAGCGAGATGTTCGGCGCCGTGCAGGAGTGGCCGCAGAGCGAGTCCACGCCCTTCTATCCGCGCAGTCCCTACGGCGTCGCCAAGCTCTACGCCCACTGGATCACCATCAACTACCGCGAGAGCTTCGACATGTACGCCTGCTCGGGCATCTGCTTCAACCACGAGTCGCCGCGCCGCGGGCTCGAGTTCGTCACCCGCAAGATCAGCTACAACGCCGCCCGCGTGCACCACGAGATCATCGACAAGGTGCCCTTCGGCAATCTCACGACCACGCGTGATTGGGGCTATGCGCCCGACTACGTGCGGGCCATGTGGCTCATGCTGCAGCAGCCCGAGCCCGACGACTACGTGCTGGCGACGGGCGAGACGCATTCCGGCGAGGAGTTTGCCGAGCTGGCCTTCGGGCATCTCGGCCTGGACGCCCGCGATCACATCTACACCAGCGAAGACCTGTTTCGGCCCGCCGAGGTCGACCGCTTGATCGGCGACCCGACCAAGGCCCGCGAGAAGCTGGGCTGGGAGCCGAGCGTTACCTTCAAAGAGCTCGTGACCATCATGGTCGATGCCGACATGGAGCTGGTGGGGAGCGAGCTGGCGCACGCGCAGATCATGGCGTCGCGGCACGGCGCGTGA
- a CDS encoding sigma-70 family RNA polymerase sigma factor, with product MTSERTEPAERPDAILGRRLVRNEPDALGGVYDLLSPTVWSMARRAFPQAVAEDVVQDVFMQVWTRRHQFDESRGSLAAWVLRIARNRITDTIRAANARPQLYPYEVDLDARQQADGEPAPWEHAWLAERRQKLRQAIQGLSQTEQDVLWLAYFGYTQSEISKRLDVPLGTVKTRTRAGLRKLRERLGDQDLLG from the coding sequence ATGACTAGCGAACGCACGGAACCGGCCGAACGCCCCGACGCGATCCTCGGGCGTCGCCTGGTGCGCAACGAACCGGACGCGCTGGGCGGCGTCTACGACTTGCTCAGCCCAACGGTGTGGTCCATGGCGCGGCGAGCCTTTCCCCAGGCGGTTGCCGAGGATGTCGTGCAGGACGTATTCATGCAGGTCTGGACGCGCCGCCACCAGTTCGACGAGTCGCGCGGCTCGCTCGCCGCCTGGGTGCTGCGCATCGCGCGCAACCGCATCACCGACACCATTCGCGCCGCCAACGCCCGTCCCCAGCTCTATCCCTACGAGGTCGATCTCGACGCTCGGCAGCAGGCCGACGGCGAGCCCGCCCCGTGGGAGCACGCCTGGCTCGCCGAGCGCCGGCAGAAGCTGCGCCAGGCGATCCAGGGCCTGAGTCAGACCGAGCAGGACGTGCTTTGGCTGGCGTATTTCGGCTACACCCAATCGGAAATCTCGAAGCGCCTGGACGTGCCGCTGGGCACGGTCAAGACGCGCACGCGCGCCGGCTTGCGAAAGTTGCGCGAACGCCTGGGCGACCAGGACCTGCTGGGCTAG
- a CDS encoding anti-sigma factor, translating into MASPDIHDLIGGYALDDLNASEARELEAVLARDPALRREAEAVRQALETLALDAGAQAPPADLRGRVMAVAAPPRRRLRMPSWPMLGFAGMSTVGTAAVAAVIVLALRIGDLQQTVDDMQDELSAQSAALVGIHAEQPHIVTLHGMPGADDAWAQLIFDDAGSEVMLVVDGLHAPRDQHVYHFWMVDESGARVSGANFSTDHAGSAVVLVVSDHPVHVFHAFEVTEEPMHESPSSPTGPPMLHGTMPQ; encoded by the coding sequence ATGGCCTCACCGGACATCCACGACCTCATCGGCGGCTACGCGCTCGACGACCTCAACGCGTCCGAAGCCCGCGAGCTCGAGGCGGTCCTGGCGCGCGATCCCGCGCTGCGCCGCGAGGCCGAAGCCGTGCGCCAGGCGCTTGAGACGTTGGCGCTCGACGCGGGCGCTCAAGCCCCGCCGGCGGACCTCCGCGGTCGGGTCATGGCGGTCGCCGCGCCGCCCAGGCGACGCCTCCGAATGCCGTCATGGCCCATGCTTGGATTCGCGGGCATGTCCACGGTCGGCACGGCGGCGGTCGCGGCGGTCATCGTGCTCGCGCTGCGAATCGGCGATCTCCAGCAGACGGTTGACGACATGCAGGACGAGCTGTCGGCCCAGAGCGCCGCGCTCGTCGGCATTCATGCGGAGCAACCCCACATCGTCACGCTGCACGGTATGCCTGGGGCCGACGACGCCTGGGCGCAACTGATCTTCGACGACGCGGGCTCCGAGGTCATGCTCGTGGTGGACGGCCTTCACGCCCCGCGCGACCAGCACGTCTATCACTTCTGGATGGTTGACGAGAGCGGTGCCCGCGTCAGCGGCGCCAACTTCAGCACCGACCACGCGGGCAGCGCCGTGGTGTTGGTGGTGAGCGACCACCCCGTGCACGTCTTCCACGCGTTCGAGGTCACCGAGGAGCCGATGCACGAAAGCCCGAGCAGCCCCACCGGCCCCCCCATGCTCCACGGGACGATGCCGCAGTAG
- a CDS encoding ABC transporter permease — MRNAAVVAAWELRRTVGRKGFLISTATVPVLLLITVLVFVIFGDRIGAAAAEATTSEPADGYGLIDQAGVLEGRELAPGLERFADEAAARAALSQGAVDGYFVVGEDYMASGDVRFVAEEFGTFGEREGDARRAIRSVLLDALLEVHVAPEIAPRIQQPVALRASNVDGSPPRGFGAGVIFDSVVPYVAAILFMIVVFTSAGYLLEGVSEEKETRVIEVVLSSVTPDQLLLGKVAGQALAGLTQLLAWVLPALVLVPVLLAQFDDLGDLTFNLAVLPLALAYLLLGYLLFAAFYATVGSMTTTFKESQQLAAYLILPSIVPFMLSAFIQGDPDGTLAVVLSWIPITAPVGGLLRVAAGSHDTLSLAISVGILAACVPIGLWISTRVFRIGLLVYGRRLRLGDILRAVRG; from the coding sequence ATGCGTAACGCGGCCGTGGTGGCCGCCTGGGAGCTGCGGCGCACGGTGGGTCGCAAGGGCTTTCTCATCAGCACGGCCACCGTGCCCGTGCTGCTGCTGATCACGGTCCTGGTCTTCGTAATCTTCGGCGACCGCATCGGGGCGGCGGCCGCCGAGGCGACGACGTCGGAACCCGCCGACGGCTACGGGCTGATTGATCAGGCCGGCGTGTTGGAAGGGCGCGAGCTAGCGCCGGGACTGGAGCGCTTTGCCGACGAGGCGGCGGCGCGCGCGGCGCTTTCACAGGGAGCCGTCGACGGCTATTTCGTGGTCGGCGAGGACTACATGGCGTCCGGCGACGTGCGCTTCGTGGCCGAGGAGTTCGGCACGTTCGGCGAGCGCGAGGGTGATGCCCGCCGCGCCATCCGTTCCGTGCTTCTCGACGCGCTGCTTGAGGTGCACGTGGCGCCCGAGATCGCGCCCCGCATCCAGCAGCCCGTCGCGCTGCGTGCCTCGAACGTGGACGGCTCCCCGCCGCGAGGATTTGGCGCCGGAGTGATTTTCGACTCCGTGGTGCCCTACGTGGCCGCCATTCTCTTCATGATCGTCGTCTTCACCAGCGCCGGATACCTCCTGGAAGGCGTGAGCGAGGAGAAGGAGACCCGGGTCATCGAGGTCGTGCTGTCGTCGGTCACGCCCGACCAGTTGCTGCTCGGCAAGGTGGCCGGTCAGGCCTTGGCCGGCCTCACGCAGCTGCTGGCGTGGGTGCTCCCCGCGCTCGTGCTGGTGCCGGTGCTGCTCGCCCAGTTCGACGACCTCGGCGACCTGACCTTCAACCTCGCGGTGCTCCCGCTCGCCCTGGCCTACTTGCTGCTCGGCTACCTGTTGTTCGCGGCGTTCTACGCCACCGTGGGGTCCATGACCACCACCTTCAAGGAGAGCCAGCAGCTCGCCGCGTACCTCATCCTGCCGTCCATCGTCCCCTTCATGCTGAGCGCGTTTATCCAGGGAGACCCCGACGGCACGCTGGCCGTGGTGCTCAGCTGGATTCCCATCACCGCGCCCGTCGGCGGACTGCTGCGCGTGGCGGCCGGTTCGCATGACACGCTGTCACTGGCGATCAGCGTGGGGATCCTGGCCGCCTGCGTCCCCATCGGCCTCTGGATCAGCACGCGAGTCTTCCGCATCGGCCTGCTGGTATACGGCCGGCGCCTGCGCCTGGGCGACATCCTCCGCGCGGTGCGCGGCTGA
- a CDS encoding Ldh family oxidoreductase — MGTASPPAQRFSADDLRAFTAAIFRTAGVADKDARVVAHGLVDSNLRGVDTHGITRIPIYLERLHAGLVNAQARPRIVTESPTTVAVDGDNGLGHVVCDFAIDATIERAKANGACWTGIRESNHNGSQGYWALRGARAGLMTWAFTNGEAIVAPWGGSEKFVSTNPICIAMPTDPPDELVLDMATTQVAAGHIFLAQSRGEPIPEGWALDADGNDTTDPAAFLDGGSLLPLGGYKGAGLSLLIDVMAGILSGAASTVDVGSMYWQHKDRPQRVGHCFLAVDVSRMMPLEEFKSRVAGTLAAMREVARRPGFDQVFAPGDIEAANAADREANGCPLTDDIIATLTETGAAVGVEFPSPLDGSA, encoded by the coding sequence ATGGGCACCGCTTCACCCCCAGCGCAGCGATTCAGCGCGGACGATCTCCGCGCGTTCACCGCCGCCATCTTCCGCACCGCGGGCGTCGCGGACAAGGACGCGCGGGTCGTGGCGCACGGGCTGGTGGACTCGAACCTGCGCGGGGTCGATACGCACGGCATCACGCGCATACCCATCTACCTGGAGCGGCTCCACGCGGGTCTGGTCAACGCCCAAGCCCGGCCCCGGATCGTCACCGAATCGCCCACCACCGTCGCGGTCGACGGCGACAACGGGCTCGGGCACGTGGTGTGCGACTTCGCCATCGACGCCACCATCGAGCGTGCCAAGGCCAACGGCGCCTGCTGGACCGGCATCCGCGAGTCCAACCACAACGGCTCGCAGGGCTATTGGGCGCTGCGCGGCGCGCGCGCCGGCCTGATGACCTGGGCCTTCACCAACGGTGAGGCCATCGTCGCGCCCTGGGGCGGCAGCGAGAAGTTCGTCTCCACCAACCCCATCTGCATCGCCATGCCCACCGATCCGCCCGACGAGCTGGTGCTCGACATGGCCACCACCCAGGTCGCCGCCGGCCACATTTTCCTGGCGCAGAGCCGCGGCGAGCCGATCCCGGAGGGCTGGGCGCTCGACGCCGACGGCAACGACACGACGGACCCGGCGGCCTTTCTCGACGGCGGCTCGCTGCTGCCCCTGGGCGGATACAAGGGCGCCGGGCTCTCGCTGCTCATCGACGTCATGGCCGGCATCCTCTCCGGCGCCGCGTCCACCGTCGACGTGGGCAGCATGTACTGGCAGCACAAGGACCGTCCCCAGCGCGTCGGGCATTGCTTCCTGGCCGTCGACGTGTCGCGCATGATGCCGCTCGAGGAATTCAAGTCCCGGGTGGCCGGCACCCTGGCGGCCATGCGCGAGGTGGCCCGGCGGCCGGGATTCGACCAGGTCTTCGCCCCCGGCGACATCGAGGCCGCCAACGCCGCCGACCGCGAGGCCAACGGCTGCCCGCTCACCGACGACATCATCGCCACCCTCACCGAAACCGGCGCCGCCGTCGGCGTGGAGTTTCCGTCGCCCCTGGACGGGTCGGCGTAG
- a CDS encoding 3-isopropylmalate dehydratase small subunit gives MSDEAVIDRIVGRGVPVRGNDIDTDRIIPARYLREITFEGLGPHAFEDDRRALNGAHPLDDPRFDGAGVLVVNENFGCGSSREHAPQALLRRGIKAIVGESFAEIFFGNCVAIGLPCLTTTPEHADALQALLEEAPDTELTVDVEAERIVTDQGAYPASIPASARASFLTGRWDALGQLLENADEVRATSDRLPYLTGFGGESS, from the coding sequence ATGAGCGACGAGGCAGTCATCGACCGCATCGTCGGCCGCGGCGTGCCGGTGCGGGGCAATGACATCGACACCGACCGGATCATTCCGGCGCGCTATCTGCGCGAGATCACGTTCGAAGGCCTCGGCCCGCATGCCTTCGAGGACGACCGCCGCGCCCTCAACGGCGCGCACCCGCTGGACGATCCGCGCTTCGACGGCGCCGGTGTGCTGGTCGTGAACGAGAATTTCGGCTGTGGGTCGAGCCGCGAGCATGCGCCGCAGGCGTTGCTTCGTCGCGGCATCAAGGCGATCGTCGGCGAGAGCTTCGCCGAGATCTTCTTTGGCAACTGCGTGGCGATTGGTCTGCCCTGCCTGACGACGACTCCCGAGCACGCCGATGCCCTGCAAGCGCTGCTCGAGGAGGCGCCGGACACTGAGCTCACCGTCGACGTGGAGGCGGAGCGCATCGTGACGGACCAGGGCGCCTACCCGGCCTCGATCCCCGCCAGCGCCCGCGCGAGCTTCCTGACGGGCCGCTGGGACGCCCTGGGACAGCTTCTCGAAAACGCCGACGAGGTCCGCGCGACGAGCGACCGCCTGCCGTACCTCACCGGCTTCGGCGGCGAGTCCTCGTAA
- the yqeC gene encoding selenium cofactor biosynthesis protein YqeC, which translates to MASIAAPGDIVAIVGAGGKTSTMFALSRALAAAGRRVLTTKSTIIYRPTMAQSPGVVEIPPERWATELRGLLDLRREVTVVTGSAGPDRWQGVSADRASELRDAARADCVIVEADGARGRLLKAPADHEPSMPASASLVMPVVNLRAVGRRIDSEQVHRPEQVAALLGISVDGVIGPEHVPRVLLDESGGLKRAPENARVWPVLAGVDAVELPEVEALLRRLVEHPRVVGVVMADREWRYSALVP; encoded by the coding sequence GTGGCGAGCATAGCGGCGCCTGGCGACATCGTCGCCATCGTGGGCGCCGGTGGCAAGACTTCGACCATGTTCGCGCTGAGCCGCGCGCTGGCCGCGGCGGGGCGGCGCGTGCTGACGACCAAGTCCACGATCATCTATCGACCGACGATGGCCCAAAGTCCCGGCGTGGTGGAGATTCCGCCGGAGCGCTGGGCCACCGAGCTGCGCGGTCTGCTGGACCTTCGGCGCGAGGTGACGGTGGTGACTGGATCGGCGGGACCCGATCGCTGGCAGGGCGTGTCGGCGGACCGGGCGTCGGAGCTGCGGGACGCGGCGCGGGCCGACTGCGTGATCGTGGAGGCCGACGGGGCGCGGGGAAGACTGCTCAAGGCCCCGGCGGACCACGAACCGTCGATGCCCGCCAGTGCGTCGCTAGTGATGCCGGTCGTGAACCTGCGGGCCGTGGGGCGGCGAATTGATTCCGAGCAGGTGCACCGGCCGGAGCAGGTGGCGGCGCTGCTGGGAATCTCGGTGGACGGCGTGATTGGCCCGGAGCACGTGCCGAGGGTGTTGCTGGACGAATCGGGCGGTCTCAAGCGGGCGCCGGAGAACGCCCGCGTGTGGCCGGTGCTCGCGGGCGTGGACGCCGTGGAACTGCCGGAGGTTGAGGCGTTGCTTCGGCGACTGGTTGAGCATCCGCGGGTCGTCGGGGTGGTCATGGCCGATCGGGAGTGGCGGTATTCGGCGTTGGTGCCCTGA
- a CDS encoding ATP-binding cassette domain-containing protein — translation MPALEIRGLRKSFADVTAVRDVSLTVNPGEILGLLGPNGAGKTTTIRAVMGIVAPDAGDISIHGQTPSIELRRRIGYLPEERGLHRGVRTLDAVEYLARLKGLGRAQARYRAESWLGRLDLGDATSRKTDELSRGMAQKAQIAATLLTDPDILILDEPTQNLDPINVKLLLDIIRERRDAGAAIVISTHVMSQVEDLADRIYLIADGRGVIEGRVADVRRAYAPNAVRFVSPDRVANLPGVDELREEDGAYYAVLDEGVAPETVLRELVQRGVRIDRFERALASLDDVFIQAVRGAGRDA, via the coding sequence ATGCCCGCGCTTGAGATTCGAGGACTGCGCAAGTCGTTCGCGGACGTGACCGCCGTTCGCGACGTGTCGCTCACCGTCAATCCGGGCGAGATTCTTGGTCTGCTCGGACCCAACGGCGCCGGTAAGACCACCACCATTCGCGCCGTCATGGGCATCGTGGCGCCCGACGCCGGAGACATCAGCATTCATGGCCAGACGCCGTCCATCGAGCTCAGACGCCGCATCGGCTATCTCCCGGAGGAACGCGGGCTCCATCGCGGCGTGCGCACGTTGGACGCCGTGGAATACCTCGCCCGGCTCAAGGGGCTCGGCCGAGCCCAGGCCCGCTACCGCGCCGAGTCCTGGCTCGGGCGGCTTGACCTTGGTGACGCGACCTCTCGAAAAACCGATGAGCTCAGCCGTGGCATGGCGCAGAAAGCGCAGATCGCGGCCACGCTGCTCACCGACCCGGACATCCTGATCTTGGACGAACCGACGCAGAACCTGGACCCGATCAACGTCAAGCTCTTGCTCGACATCATCCGCGAGCGCCGCGACGCAGGCGCCGCCATCGTCATCAGCACCCACGTCATGAGCCAGGTCGAGGACCTGGCCGACCGCATCTACCTCATCGCTGACGGCCGCGGTGTGATCGAGGGCCGCGTGGCGGACGTCCGTCGCGCCTACGCCCCCAACGCCGTTCGGTTTGTATCGCCCGATCGCGTCGCCAATCTTCCCGGCGTGGACGAGCTTCGCGAGGAGGACGGCGCCTACTACGCCGTGCTCGACGAGGGCGTCGCGCCCGAGACTGTCCTGCGTGAGTTGGTGCAGCGCGGCGTGCGCATCGACCGCTTCGAGCGCGCGCTGGCCTCGCTCGACGACGTGTTCATCCAGGCCGTGCGCGGGGCGGGCCGCGATGCGTAA
- a CDS encoding M20/M25/M40 family metallo-hydrolase produces the protein MPDLVPIDHDRLLKTFLRLVRIDSYHGHEDRIVEVLEPMLHAVGLTTEVDAHGNLIARWDAQDSDAAPLMLNAHMDTVWPTPGMEPVVTDEGVASDGSSVLGADDKAGVAVIMEGVQAVADAGLPHGPIELVFTVGEDVGHIGSRAFDPETIESRRGLVFDGDGPVGTVVTEGPSAQAFTAVFRGRAAHAGVEPENGISAIAMAARAIDRMKLGRITRYTVANIGTINGGQAMNIVPPEVTLVGQARSLRPRALEQQIAHMREVMEEAASEFGGTVEYEETMRIDAFGFNQQNPVVLWANRAIRAAGLEPSPVFTVGGSDAHEFNAKGIWSVMLGMGCTGAHSVEEFAPHEALRQLAQVAAQAIVVG, from the coding sequence ATGCCCGATCTCGTCCCCATCGATCACGACCGCCTGCTGAAGACGTTCCTGCGCCTGGTGCGCATCGACAGCTATCACGGCCACGAGGATCGGATCGTGGAAGTCCTCGAACCGATGCTTCACGCGGTGGGCCTGACGACGGAGGTCGACGCCCACGGAAATCTCATCGCCCGCTGGGACGCCCAGGACAGCGACGCCGCGCCGTTGATGCTCAACGCACACATGGACACCGTGTGGCCGACGCCGGGCATGGAACCCGTGGTGACGGACGAGGGCGTTGCGTCGGACGGCTCGAGCGTTCTCGGCGCGGACGACAAGGCGGGCGTGGCGGTCATCATGGAGGGCGTGCAGGCAGTGGCGGACGCGGGCCTGCCGCACGGGCCAATCGAGCTGGTTTTCACGGTCGGCGAGGACGTGGGACATATCGGGTCACGCGCGTTCGATCCCGAAACCATCGAATCGCGCCGGGGGCTGGTGTTCGACGGTGACGGGCCGGTCGGCACGGTGGTGACGGAGGGTCCGTCGGCGCAGGCGTTCACGGCGGTGTTTCGCGGGCGCGCGGCGCACGCCGGCGTCGAACCCGAGAACGGCATCAGCGCCATCGCCATGGCGGCGCGGGCCATCGACCGGATGAAGCTGGGACGCATCACGCGTTACACCGTGGCCAACATCGGCACGATCAACGGCGGGCAAGCGATGAACATCGTGCCGCCGGAGGTGACACTGGTCGGCCAGGCGCGCAGTTTGCGCCCGAGGGCCCTCGAGCAGCAGATCGCGCACATGCGCGAGGTCATGGAAGAGGCGGCCAGCGAGTTCGGCGGCACGGTGGAATATGAGGAAACCATGCGAATCGACGCGTTTGGCTTCAACCAACAGAACCCAGTCGTTCTGTGGGCCAACCGCGCGATTCGGGCGGCCGGACTCGAGCCGTCGCCCGTCTTCACGGTCGGCGGCAGCGACGCGCACGAGTTCAACGCCAAGGGCATCTGGTCGGTCATGCTGGGCATGGGCTGCACCGGGGCGCACTCCGTGGAAGAGTTCGCGCCGCACGAGGCGCTGCGGCAGCTGGCGCAGGTCGCGGCGCAGGCGATCGTCGTTGGGTAG
- a CDS encoding M20/M25/M40 family metallo-hydrolase has protein sequence MPESPGLVPINWDRMLDNFINMLSVDSYYGDEERVAAIIRPALEPLGIRFRQDEIGNLIGRWAGRGRSDGLIMLNAHMDTVQPTPGMRPVVDADGVRSDGSSVLGADDKAGLAAIIEAVRAIDETGLDHAPIELVITVGEEVGHIGSKAFDPQSIEARTSFVFDAGGPVGTVVMRAPGQIRCTATLHGRAAHAGIEPELGISAISLLARAVDRMPLGRVDAETTANIGRIEGGQQSNIVAPTARIEAEARSLSEDRLAAQIDAMRTAVADAATDLGGSFDFEERRFYVAYQLAEDEPAVQLADRAVLASGLTPRHVSTGGGSDAHEFNLNGITSVCLGVGYIDVHTTDEFMPHNALRDITQVAAQLITQA, from the coding sequence ATGCCTGAAAGCCCGGGCCTGGTGCCGATCAACTGGGACCGCATGCTCGACAACTTCATCAACATGCTCTCGGTCGACAGCTACTACGGTGACGAGGAGCGCGTGGCGGCGATCATTCGACCCGCGCTGGAGCCATTGGGCATCCGGTTTCGGCAGGACGAGATCGGAAATCTGATCGGGCGCTGGGCGGGCCGTGGACGCAGCGATGGGCTCATCATGCTCAACGCGCACATGGACACCGTGCAGCCGACGCCGGGCATGCGGCCGGTGGTGGACGCCGACGGGGTGCGGTCCGATGGGTCGAGCGTGCTGGGCGCGGACGATAAGGCCGGGTTGGCCGCGATCATCGAAGCCGTCCGCGCGATTGACGAGACCGGTCTGGATCACGCGCCCATCGAGCTGGTGATTACCGTGGGCGAGGAAGTCGGGCACATCGGGTCGAAGGCCTTTGACCCGCAGTCCATCGAGGCTCGTACGTCATTCGTGTTCGACGCCGGCGGGCCGGTTGGCACCGTGGTGATGCGCGCGCCGGGCCAGATTCGCTGCACGGCCACGCTGCACGGACGCGCGGCGCACGCGGGGATCGAGCCGGAACTGGGCATCAGCGCCATCAGCCTGCTGGCGCGGGCGGTGGACCGCATGCCGCTGGGACGCGTTGACGCCGAAACGACCGCCAACATCGGACGCATCGAGGGCGGGCAGCAGTCGAACATCGTGGCGCCCACGGCACGGATCGAGGCCGAGGCGCGCAGTCTCAGCGAGGACCGGCTCGCGGCGCAGATCGACGCGATGCGAACGGCGGTCGCCGACGCGGCGACCGACCTGGGCGGCTCATTCGACTTCGAGGAGCGCCGGTTCTACGTGGCGTATCAATTGGCGGAGGACGAGCCGGCCGTGCAGCTGGCCGACCGCGCCGTCCTGGCGTCGGGGCTGACGCCGCGGCACGTCAGCACGGGCGGCGGGAGCGACGCGCATGAATTCAACCTCAACGGCATCACGTCGGTATGCCTGGGGGTCGGCTACATCGACGTGCACACCACCGACGAGTTCATGCCGCACAACGCCCTGCGCGACATCACCCAGGTGGCGGCGCAGCTCATCACCCAGGCCTGA
- the cimA gene encoding citramalate synthase, which yields MQLSLYDTTLRDGAQTEGISFSAEDKLRIAERLDAYGVHYIEGGFPGSNPKDREFFTRAAERSWKHARITAFGATRYKGIRAESDENLQALLASETPTVTIVAKFSRFQAESVLETTPDENLAMIRDSVAFLKSAGREVIVDAEHYFDGLDHDRAYVEQCVRAASAADWLVLCDTNGGSLPAGIQEGTLAAAAWTELPLGIHTHDDLDLAEANALAGVEAGARQVQGTANGLGERCGNANLLTLIPTLQLKLGHDCVAPAQLQQTAALARYIAEIANVTLDPQTPFAGHSAFAHKAGYHGSGMRKHSDAYQHIDPLLVGNDSRILISELAGRSSVVARADALGLGSDTDAAQVVDELKALEERGFQFEGAEASFELLLRRLSGDYEPPFAFVDFLVLAETRGGRDMLSEAMVKIRVGEEIFHTAAEGNGPVSALDRAARKALERFFPELGAMHLADYKVRILNSSAATDAAVRVLIQSSDGDGEWGTVGSSANIIEASWLALKDSYEYALLRARGSQSAVTKPT from the coding sequence ATGCAACTCTCGCTCTACGACACCACGCTGCGCGACGGCGCGCAGACCGAGGGCATCTCGTTTTCCGCCGAGGACAAGCTCCGCATCGCCGAGCGCCTCGATGCGTACGGCGTGCACTACATCGAAGGCGGCTTCCCGGGATCCAACCCCAAGGACCGCGAATTCTTCACCCGCGCCGCCGAACGATCCTGGAAGCACGCGCGCATCACCGCGTTCGGCGCCACGCGCTATAAGGGCATCCGCGCCGAGTCGGACGAGAACCTGCAAGCGTTGCTGGCCAGTGAAACGCCCACGGTGACCATTGTGGCCAAGTTCTCGCGGTTCCAGGCCGAGTCGGTGCTCGAGACCACGCCCGACGAGAACCTGGCGATGATTCGCGACTCGGTGGCCTTCCTCAAGAGCGCCGGCCGCGAGGTCATCGTGGACGCGGAGCACTATTTCGACGGCCTCGATCACGACCGCGCCTACGTGGAGCAGTGCGTGCGCGCCGCTTCCGCCGCCGATTGGCTGGTGCTCTGCGATACCAACGGCGGGTCGCTGCCCGCCGGAATCCAGGAGGGAACATTGGCGGCCGCGGCCTGGACGGAGCTGCCGTTGGGCATTCACACCCACGACGATTTGGACCTGGCCGAGGCCAACGCCCTGGCCGGAGTCGAGGCCGGCGCGCGCCAGGTCCAGGGCACGGCCAATGGACTCGGCGAGCGCTGCGGCAACGCCAACCTGCTCACCCTGATCCCGACGCTCCAGCTCAAGCTTGGCCACGACTGCGTCGCGCCCGCTCAGCTTCAACAGACCGCCGCGTTGGCGCGCTATATCGCAGAGATCGCCAACGTGACGCTCGACCCCCAGACGCCGTTCGCCGGCCACAGCGCCTTTGCGCACAAGGCGGGCTATCACGGCAGCGGCATGCGCAAGCACAGCGACGCCTATCAGCACATCGACCCGCTGCTGGTCGGCAACGACTCCCGCATCCTGATTTCCGAACTGGCCGGGCGCAGCTCGGTCGTGGCTCGAGCCGACGCGTTGGGCCTGGGCTCCGACACCGACGCCGCGCAGGTCGTCGACGAGTTGAAGGCGCTCGAAGAGCGCGGCTTCCAGTTCGAGGGCGCCGAAGCGTCGTTCGAGCTATTGCTTCGTCGTCTGTCCGGGGACTACGAGCCGCCGTTTGCCTTCGTGGACTTCCTCGTGTTGGCGGAGACCCGGGGCGGGCGCGACATGCTCTCCGAGGCCATGGTGAAAATCCGCGTGGGCGAGGAGATTTTCCACACCGCCGCCGAGGGCAACGGCCCCGTCAGCGCCCTCGACCGCGCCGCCCGCAAGGCGCTGGAGCGGTTCTTCCCGGAGCTGGGCGCCATGCATCTGGCCGACTACAAGGTCCGCATCCTAAATTCCAGCGCCGCCACGGACGCGGCGGTGCGCGTGCTCATCCAGTCGTCGGACGGCGACGGCGAGTGGGGCACGGTGGGCAGCTCGGCCAACATCATCGAGGCCTCGTGGTTGGCGTTGAAGGACAGCTACGAGTACGCCCTGCTCCGCGCACGCGGCAGCCAATCCGCGGTGACGAAACCTACGTAG